In Plasmodium knowlesi strain H genome assembly, chromosome: 7, one DNA window encodes the following:
- a CDS encoding tubulin-specific chaperone, putative, which produces MSDFVKVDLVHNLYKNKKWKEIKLNKFESIENVKKKIYTHTGTPHNSMELYAYDELNIENSQVHLSNDNFCLNDYHVKDNYTIYIQDKSNIVPNDIIYHIDDADRLNQLKHFKYEMKEEDYDKRQDTFRNFIKKLRARGGGAPQVEATNSENYPNGDIHTNGETLHQNPPYDEQTYQIGNRCRIKIGDRRGVLKFVGKLKKGNEISVGVDLDEPLGNSDGTYQNKFLFECKGSKYGYLGNINSIEVGDYPPFDIMDLDEF; this is translated from the coding sequence ATGAGTGACTTCGTGAAGGTCGACCTGGTACATAACCTGTACAAGAacaagaaatggaaagaaataaaactgAACAAATTCGAAAGCATAGAgaatgtgaaaaagaaaatatacacacacacgggTACCCCCCACAACAGCATGGAACTCTATGCATATGATGAGCTAAACATAGAGAACAGTCAAGTCCACCTAAGTAACGATAACTTCTGCCTTAATGATTACCATGTGAAGGACAACTACACCATCTACATACAAGATAAAAGTAATATCGTCCCCAACGATATCATTTATCATATAGATGATGCTGATAGACTAAACCAACTGAAACACTTCAAATACgaaatgaaggaggaggactATGACAAGCGACAGGACACCTTTaggaattttataaaaaagttgAGGGCACGTGGGGGAGGAGCTCCCCAAGTGGAAGCTACAAATAGCGAAAACTACCCCAACGGGGATATTCACACAAATGGGGAAACCCTCCATCAGAACCCCCCCTATGATGAACAAACGTACCAAATTGGAAACCGGTGCAGAATCAAAATAGGAGACCGTAGAGGcgttttaaaatttgtgggaaaattaaaaaagggcaaCGAAATTTCTGTTGGTGTTGATTTAGACGAACCTTTAGGGAACTCCGACGGGACATACCAAAACAAGTTTCTGTTCGAATGTAAGGGAAGCAAATATGGGTACCTTGGAAATATTAACTCCATCGAGGTGGGGGACTATCCCCCTTTCGACATCATGGATTTGGACGAATTTTAA